In Candidatus Omnitrophota bacterium, a genomic segment contains:
- a CDS encoding nitroreductase family protein, whose product MNPTIEMILGRRAVRAYEAKPIPRDVMEEIIRAGNAAPSGCNAQAWRFVAVEDAESRERLAALALPRYKKWMAGASDGLKEMREEIDSVVKDPVYYSAPSIVFVIGSGMTADLDSPMVCQNMMLAARSLGVGSCWVYFGQLVLDDKDVRAALELREDEKVYGPILFGYPKDGFPDSPPKKEATVKWI is encoded by the coding sequence ATGAACCCGACAATCGAGATGATACTGGGGAGGAGGGCGGTGAGGGCGTATGAGGCGAAGCCAATACCGAGAGACGTTATGGAGGAGATAATAAGGGCGGGGAATGCGGCGCCGAGCGGATGCAATGCCCAGGCCTGGAGGTTCGTCGCGGTCGAGGACGCCGAATCCCGGGAACGGCTTGCCGCGCTTGCCCTCCCGCGGTACAAGAAATGGATGGCCGGCGCGTCCGACGGGTTAAAAGAGATGCGCGAGGAGATCGACTCTGTCGTGAAAGACCCCGTATACTACTCGGCGCCTTCCATCGTCTTTGTGATAGGGAGCGGCATGACAGCCGATCTCGACAGCCCTATGGTCTGCCAGAATATGATGCTTGCCGCCAGGTCGTTGGGGGTGGGCAGCTGCTGGGTATACTTCGGGCAACTGGTCCTTGACGACAAAGACGTCAGGGCTGCCCTGGAGTTAAGGGAGGACGAGAAGGTATACGGGCCGATACTGTTCGGATATCCCAAGGACGGCTTCCCCGATTCCCCTCCGAAGAAAGAAGCGACGGTGAAATGGATATAG
- a CDS encoding PspC domain-containing protein: protein MKRLFLSDTDRKIGGVCGGLGEFFDKDPTIFRILFVIISMLWGFGIIVYLIMWLIIPRKPKGASPEK, encoded by the coding sequence ATGAAACGGCTTTTTCTTTCCGATACGGACCGTAAGATAGGCGGGGTCTGCGGAGGGCTGGGGGAGTTTTTCGATAAAGACCCGACCATCTTCAGGATCCTATTTGTCATCATAAGCATGCTGTGGGGGTTCGGGATCATCGTATATCTCATAATGTGGCTTATCATCCCGAGGAAGCCGAAGGGTGCGTCTCCGGAAAAATAG
- a CDS encoding 16S rRNA (uracil(1498)-N(3))-methyltransferase, translating to MNLILLSKDDFIDPGRRVRLTGRRHKHIREILKSSIGDELCVGLLGDRIGKGRVLAIDDKAVEMEISLETDPPRPVPITLVLALPRPIVLKRVLSHVTALGIKKIILIQTERVEKSYWNSPALKEESIRTQLMLGLEQAKDTIMPEVLCRTKFKPFAEDELPSLIRGTRAFLADPEAEEAAPCGNATPATLVIGTEGGFLPNEAALLKRAGCESVRFGKRILRVETAVIAAIARLAP from the coding sequence ATGAACCTTATCCTTCTCTCCAAAGACGACTTTATCGATCCCGGCAGGCGCGTCCGCCTTACGGGGAGGCGCCACAAGCATATCCGCGAAATACTTAAATCATCGATCGGTGACGAACTTTGTGTGGGCCTCCTGGGTGACAGGATAGGCAAGGGGCGAGTTCTCGCGATCGACGATAAGGCGGTCGAGATGGAGATATCCCTCGAGACCGACCCGCCCCGGCCGGTACCTATCACCCTCGTCCTCGCCCTGCCGCGGCCCATCGTCTTAAAAAGAGTCCTCAGCCACGTGACGGCCCTCGGCATAAAGAAGATAATACTCATACAGACAGAGAGGGTAGAGAAGAGCTACTGGAATAGCCCGGCACTCAAGGAAGAGAGCATACGGACGCAACTTATGCTCGGGCTTGAACAGGCCAAAGATACTATCATGCCTGAAGTCCTATGCCGTACGAAGTTCAAGCCGTTCGCCGAAGACGAACTTCCCAGCCTGATAAGAGGTACGCGCGCCTTCCTTGCCGATCCCGAGGCAGAGGAGGCGGCCCCCTGCGGAAATGCGACCCCCGCCACCCTTGTGATAGGTACGGAAGGCGGCTTCCTGCCTAATGAAGCCGCGCTCCTTAAGAGAGCCGGATGCGAAAGCGTCCGTTTCGGCAAACGCATCCTGCGCGTAGAGACGGCCGTAATAGCGGCCATAGCGCGCCTGGCGCCTTGA
- a CDS encoding deoxyguanosinetriphosphate triphosphohydrolase, protein MLKRKDLEKREDILAPYAQKSRLSKGRFYREPEHDYRTAYQRDRDRIIYSTAFRRLEYKTQVFVNHEGDYYRTRLTHTLEVGQIAKSIARALGLNEDLVEAISFAHDLGHTPFGHSGEDALHELMRDYGGFDHNTQGLRVVDHLEERYSDFPGLNLTYEVREGIIKHSTPFDSPRPAIPFESKGSPILEIQVVDIADEIAYDNHDLDDGITSGLIKEKDLRKVKLWTEKDREIKRRSPHIKDEVRKYQVIRAIINEQVTDLLRQTELNIKKFKLQRPQDTVRIPERIVTFSKTMQGLRAPMREFLMENLYQHYRVVRMANKAYRFIADLFNVYLDKVEQLPPTTQGRLKKEEKHRVVCDYIAGMTDRYALDEYKKFFEPYERV, encoded by the coding sequence ATGCTGAAACGGAAAGACCTGGAAAAACGCGAGGATATCCTCGCCCCGTATGCCCAGAAGAGCCGGCTCTCGAAGGGCAGGTTCTACAGGGAACCGGAACACGACTACCGGACCGCCTATCAGCGCGACAGGGACCGCATCATCTATTCCACCGCATTCCGCCGCCTCGAATATAAGACCCAGGTATTCGTGAACCACGAAGGCGACTACTACAGGACGCGCCTCACGCATACGCTGGAGGTCGGCCAGATCGCCAAGTCGATCGCGCGCGCGCTCGGACTGAACGAGGACCTGGTGGAGGCGATAAGCTTCGCCCACGACCTCGGCCATACGCCGTTCGGCCATTCGGGGGAAGATGCCCTCCATGAGCTCATGCGCGATTACGGGGGTTTCGACCATAATACCCAGGGCCTCAGGGTGGTCGACCACCTCGAGGAACGTTATTCCGACTTCCCGGGGCTTAACCTCACATATGAAGTGAGGGAGGGGATCATCAAGCACTCTACGCCGTTCGACAGCCCGCGTCCGGCCATACCGTTCGAATCAAAAGGTTCTCCGATCCTCGAGATACAGGTGGTCGACATCGCGGATGAGATCGCCTACGACAACCATGACCTTGACGACGGGATCACGAGCGGACTGATAAAAGAGAAAGACCTCAGGAAGGTAAAACTATGGACGGAGAAGGACAGGGAGATAAAGCGCCGCTCTCCCCACATAAAGGATGAGGTCCGTAAGTATCAGGTGATACGCGCTATCATAAATGAGCAGGTCACCGACCTTTTGCGCCAGACCGAGCTCAATATAAAGAAGTTCAAGCTCCAGCGGCCGCAGGACACGGTCAGGATACCGGAACGTATCGTGACATTCTCCAAGACGATGCAGGGCCTTCGCGCGCCGATGCGGGAGTTCCTCATGGAAAATCTCTACCAGCATTACCGCGTGGTCAGGATGGCGAACAAGGCCTATCGTTTCATCGCCGACCTCTTCAATGTCTACCTCGATAAGGTCGAACAGCTGCCGCCGACGACCCAGGGCCGGCTCAAGAAAGAGGAGAAGCACCGCGTCGTCTGTGACTACATCGCCGGCATGACGGACCGCTACGCGCTCGATGAGTACAAGAAGTTCTTCGAGCCGTACGAGCGAGTGTAA
- a CDS encoding cupin domain-containing protein, translating to MIKAKAGKLAAEAAYQKNSIVSREIINKKTGTVTVFAFDKDEGLSEHTAPFDALIYILDGEARVFISGRAHRVKKDEAIIMPANRPHSLKALKRFKMLLIMIRS from the coding sequence ATGATAAAGGCGAAGGCGGGGAAGTTAGCGGCTGAGGCGGCTTACCAGAAAAATTCTATTGTCAGCCGCGAGATCATCAATAAGAAGACGGGGACCGTTACCGTCTTCGCGTTCGATAAGGACGAAGGGCTGAGCGAACACACGGCGCCTTTCGATGCGCTTATTTATATACTGGACGGCGAGGCGAGGGTTTTCATCTCCGGCAGGGCGCATCGGGTAAAGAAGGACGAGGCGATCATAATGCCGGCAAATAGACCCCATTCCCTGAAGGCGCTGAAAAGATTCAAGATGCTCTTGATCATGATAAGATCGTAG